CAAAGATCAAAATTTAGAAGCCGATCGGAAGATTGAAATAAGTCCAACTCCCCTTGCTTCAGCTTCCCCGACTCCGCCACCTGCGGGTATTAAAACGGTCGAAACTAAGACGGTTGTCGAAAAAGAAACACAAATCATAGTTCAGACTGCGCAAAAAGAGATATTTGTTCCTGTTGGTTCGGGCACAACAAATAGCAATAGTTATGCAGATGTTGCGGGAATGGAAGTGACGATTGATACCGGGAAATATGGGCAGATTGACTCTGTGTTTTTTGAGGCTTCTGTGTGGGTAACTGGCGGAAACGGCAGAGGTTATGCCCAGCTTAAGAATATTTCGGACAATAATCCTTTTATCGAGAGCACAATTTCCAGTGCGAGCGGGACGGGAGATGTCCAAACTTCAGGCAAGATTCCGCTTCCAAGCGGAAACAAGAAGTACGGAGTGCGGGGCAAAACGGATATAACCGAGTTTGCCGTGCACATAGATAACGCACGAATTAAAATTACATTAAAGTAAGGTAAAAGAGATTAGAGTTAAGAGTTTAGGGGAAAAGACGGCAGTCGGTTTGTTTTTGGGGACAAAGAGACAGAGTTGGAAAGGGTAACAGAAACTGAAAATAAGGCTCTTCGACTCACTTCATTTGCTCCGGGGAATATTGACTGAGCTTGTCGTACTTCGATTTCGCTCAGTACGACCTCCTCGAGTCTGAGCGACTTCGGAGTCGAAGACCTGAGTGTAAACCGAATGGGTCGAAGTCAATATGAACTAACAAACGGCAATTTTTGATGGGTGAGACCTTTTTTGTTTGGTTTGACATCGATGCTGCCCGTCTCGTAAAATACGACACTCATGACCAAGGGGTTCAGGAGAGAACTATTGAAACAACTTGTTACGTTGTCTACTTCCGGGTTCGGAGTAGTGGCTGCTCTTGCGTGGAACGAGGCCATCCAAACTTTTATCAATGACTATATTGTAGGTTATTTGACCATTGGGTCCGGACTTGCTTCGAAGTTTATCTATGCAATTTTAGTCACAACTTTCGCCGTTCTGGTCACATATCAGCTGAGCATGTTGGTGAGGGAAGAAGAGAAGAAATAATTAAGTGCTAAATTGTTGAATTGTTAAATTGGAGAGAAGCCTCCTTTTAGTAATCCATGCCGCCACCCGGAGGCATTCCAGGCATGGCCGGCGGATTTTTCTCCGGAAGATCCGTAATTAATGCTTCTGTAGTTAAAATCATCATTGCGACAGAAGCCGCGTTCTGCAAAGCAGAACGGGTTACTTTAACAGGGTCGATAACTCCGGAGACTGTTAAATCTTCGAATTGACCTGTGATCGCGTTGAATCCTTTGTTGCCGACTGCTTTTTCAACTTCTTTGACAACCCAGCCACTGTCTGCACCTGCATTTTCGGCAATTTTAGCAAGAGGTCTCTTTAGCGCATCGCGCACAATTTCGACGCCTATTCTTTCATCGGCATCTGTGGCCATTGGAAGTTTATCAAGAACTTTGCTTGCTCGAAGCAAGGCTACTCCCCCGCCCACAACGTATCCTTCTTCGACTGCAGCTTTGGTTGCGTTAACGGCGTCGTCTACTCTTTCCTTCTTTTCTTTTAGTTCGATTTCGGTTGCTGCTCCGACGTTGATTACTGCTACTCCGCCTGCAAGTTTAGCTAGTCTTTCTTCCAGCTTTTCTCGGTCAAAATCGCTATCCGTTTTTTCAAGTTCATTCCTGATCTGTTTAATTCTCGCGTCGAGTGCGCTTTTACTGCCTTTGCCGCCAATAATTAAGGTGTTGTCCTTGTCGGAAACTACTCTGTCCGCTCTGCCTAGATCTTCAACTGTAACTGATTCGAGCTTCCTACCCATGTCTTCGGAAATGACTGTTCCGCCGGTTAGAATTGCGATATCTTCGAGCATTTCTTTTCTGCGGTCTCCGAAACCTGGAGCTTTAACCGCGAGAATGTTGAATACGCCGCGAAGTTTATTTACAACTAAGGTTGCGAGTGCTTCACCTTCGACTTCGTCTGCAATGATTACCAGGTTTT
This DNA window, taken from Candidatus Curtissbacteria bacterium, encodes the following:
- a CDS encoding DUF5654 family protein, translated to MTKGFRRELLKQLVTLSTSGFGVVAALAWNEAIQTFINDYIVGYLTIGSGLASKFIYAILVTTFAVLVTYQLSMLVREEEKK
- the groL gene encoding chaperonin GroEL (60 kDa chaperone family; promotes refolding of misfolded polypeptides especially under stressful conditions; forms two stacked rings of heptamers to form a barrel-shaped 14mer; ends can be capped by GroES; misfolded proteins enter the barrel where they are refolded when GroES binds) — translated: MAKQILYAEDARTKLKSGVDKLANAVATTLGPKGRNVALDKKWGAPSVIHDGVTVAKEVELEDPFENMGASLVKEAASKTSDVAGDGTTTATVLAQAIVEEGLKNITAGANPMILKRGVEKATEAVVAELRKMTKKVAADEIEKIATISAADQEIGKLIAEALQKVGPDGVVTVEEGKGLGLSVEYKEGMEFDRGFVSAYLVTDPDKMQSVVEDAHILITDQKISSLQELVQFLENFVKVSKNLVIIADEVEGEALATLVVNKLRGVFNILAVKAPGFGDRRKEMLEDIAILTGGTVISEDMGRKLESVTVEDLGRADRVVSDKDNTLIIGGKGSKSALDARIKQIRNELEKTDSDFDREKLEERLAKLAGGVAVINVGAATEIELKEKKERVDDAVNATKAAVEEGYVVGGGVALLRASKVLDKLPMATDADERIGVEIVRDALKRPLAKIAENAGADSGWVVKEVEKAVGNKGFNAITGQFEDLTVSGVIDPVKVTRSALQNAASVAMMILTTEALITDLPEKNPPAMPGMPPGGGMDY